One segment of Coffea arabica cultivar ET-39 chromosome 7c, Coffea Arabica ET-39 HiFi, whole genome shotgun sequence DNA contains the following:
- the LOC113699681 gene encoding uncharacterized protein, which translates to MTPFEALYGLSPPQLALGPYLQSRVAAVGEYVQERQQIDNILKQNLKQAQERMKRYADEKRSEREFNEGDWVYLRLQPYRQSSKSLRGNTKLSTKYFGSYKIEERIGNVAYRLNLPAASKVHPVFHVSLLKKKIGDKITPTLQLPETNEKGHWRVEPVAILGRRLVKK; encoded by the coding sequence ATGACTCCATTTGAAGCATTATACGGCCTTTCCCCTCCTCAGCTAGCTCTGGGACCCTACCTGCAATCCAGAGTAGCTGCTGTTGGCGAGTACGTCCAAGAAAGGCAGCAAATAGACAACATCCTGAAGCAGAATTTGAAGCAAGCGCAGGAAAGGATGAAGAGATATGCTGATGAAAAGAGAAGTGAAAGGGAGTTCAATGAAGGTGATTGGGTGTACCTACGGTTGCAACCGTATAGACAAAGCTCAAAATCCTTGAGGGGAAACACCAAACTCTCAACAAAGTATTTTGGTTCCTACAAGATTGAGGAAAGAATTGGGAATGTCGCTTACAGACTGAATCTGCCAGCCGCTTCAAAGGTCCACCCCGTTTTTCATGTATCCCTGCTCAAGAAGAAGATAGGGGATAAGATCACACCTACACTACAATTGCCAGAAACAAATGAAAAGGGGCACTGGAGGGTGGAGCCAGTAGCAATACTGGGTAGGAGGCTAGTAAAGAAATGA